In Natronomonas halophila, one DNA window encodes the following:
- a CDS encoding SRPBCC family protein — protein MATYQRETWVDAPLEDVWAFHSTIEGLENLTPEYMHLDVHEVVGPDGQSDPEILAAGTRIEMSIRPFDVGPRQVWTSLITERAEWEGAAMFHDVMEEGPFPTWEHTHRFFADDGGTVVSDRVEYELPGGPLGKAVSPLGWVGFEPMFRGRHRTTKQLLE, from the coding sequence ATGGCCACCTACCAGCGCGAGACCTGGGTCGACGCCCCGCTCGAAGACGTCTGGGCGTTCCACTCCACCATCGAGGGCCTCGAAAATCTCACCCCCGAATACATGCATCTCGACGTCCACGAGGTCGTCGGCCCGGACGGCCAGTCGGACCCCGAGATTCTGGCCGCCGGCACGCGCATCGAGATGTCCATCCGGCCGTTCGACGTGGGGCCACGACAGGTATGGACCTCGCTCATCACCGAGCGCGCCGAGTGGGAGGGCGCCGCCATGTTCCACGACGTGATGGAGGAAGGCCCGTTCCCGACGTGGGAACACACCCACCGCTTTTTCGCCGACGACGGCGGGACAGTCGTCTCCGACCGCGTCGAATACGAACTCCCGGGCGGTCCGCTCGGGAAGGCGGTCTCGCCGCTCGGCTGGGTCGGCTTCGAACCCATGTTCCGCGGCCGCCACCGGACGACGAAGCAACTGCTAGAGTAA
- a CDS encoding dolichol kinase, whose translation MSFEIRRRVVHASGAVVPAAYLLDAHYGVGLVTWRVVQALAAVGLVVTALLEAARLYGGLEHAIYEQLTREYEQDSVAGYALYVLSSTIVVLVFRPDIAVPALFMLMLADPIGGILSSDELRPVARPRVLVSMFLVSFALAYPFVPPLAAAAGAFGAMVADGVKPIIRGWVVDDNLTIPILASVLMWAALSL comes from the coding sequence ATGTCCTTCGAGATTCGCCGCCGGGTCGTCCACGCCTCGGGGGCGGTGGTCCCCGCTGCCTATCTGCTGGACGCCCACTACGGGGTCGGACTCGTCACCTGGCGGGTCGTGCAGGCCCTCGCGGCCGTCGGACTCGTCGTGACGGCCCTCCTGGAAGCCGCCCGCCTCTACGGCGGCCTCGAACACGCCATCTACGAGCAGTTGACCCGGGAGTACGAACAGGATTCCGTCGCGGGGTATGCGCTGTACGTCCTCAGCAGTACCATCGTCGTGCTGGTCTTTCGGCCGGATATCGCGGTTCCGGCGCTGTTCATGCTGATGCTGGCCGACCCCATCGGCGGTATCCTCTCCAGCGACGAACTCCGCCCGGTCGCCCGCCCGCGGGTGCTCGTCAGTATGTTCCTCGTGAGTTTCGCGCTTGCCTACCCGTTCGTCCCGCCGCTTGCGGCCGCCGCCGGCGCCTTCGGTGCGATGGTCGCCGACGGCGTCAAGCCGATAATCCGCGGATGGGTCGTCGACGACAACCTCACCATACCTATCCTCGCTAGCGTCCTGATGTGGGCCGCACTGAGCCTGTAA
- the lrpA1 gene encoding HTH-type transcriptional regulator LrpA1 has product MSAETEDRILEVLEDDAQASYAEIAERADVSKPTVRKYIDKLESEGVIVGYSADIDPKKLSGKSIALVGIDVASERYVEATQELKALDAVESLYTSSGDHMLMAEVRAPDGDAVGEVIAEEILEIEGIEAAHPSFLQERLK; this is encoded by the coding sequence ATGAGCGCGGAGACGGAGGATCGCATTCTCGAGGTCCTCGAAGACGATGCGCAGGCCTCCTACGCGGAGATTGCCGAGCGCGCCGACGTATCGAAACCGACCGTCCGGAAATACATCGACAAACTCGAATCCGAGGGCGTCATCGTCGGCTACTCGGCCGACATCGACCCCAAGAAGCTCTCGGGGAAATCCATCGCCCTCGTGGGCATCGACGTGGCCAGCGAACGCTACGTCGAGGCCACTCAGGAACTGAAGGCTCTCGATGCCGTCGAGTCGCTGTACACCTCCAGCGGCGACCACATGCTGATGGCCGAGGTCCGCGCGCCCGACGGCGACGCCGTCGGCGAGGTCATCGCCGAGGAAATCCTCGAAATCGAGGGCATCGAGGCCGCCCACCCCTCCTTCCTGCAGGAACGCCTGAAATAA
- a CDS encoding 3-hydroxyacyl-CoA dehydrogenase/enoyl-CoA hydratase family protein — protein MTLDAIDRVAVLGAGNMGHGITEVVALAGYDVTMRDIKEEFVEDGYEDISWSLEKLAEKGRIDEAPAEVLDRIDTTTDLEAAVEDVDLVIEAAPEEMDIKHDIFSDLDEYTPEDAILASNTSSLPITDIAEATDRPEQVVGMHFFNPPVKMDLVEVIYGEETSDETAETTYDFVESIDKTPIYVRKDVRGFVVNSVLGPFGDEAGWMVSNGEATIREADATLVHERGYPMGPFELGDLTGIDIGYHVRKEAGQPVPPIVEEKVEAEELGQKTGKGYYDYEDGEGADYGPEDVSDDFDWLRVEARIINEAAKLIGNDVATPDAIDTGLRLGAGFPEGPCRRADKIGLDEVLDKLETLHEETGAERYEPADYLEDLVADGKTGEDAGEGFYEYGEDSERDYTTINVDLNDDGLLEVELDRQARMNALNDDMMDEIVHVLENADLDEVRAVTFEGAGDRAFCAGADITGFSGIDPHEVEVTPVFQTVNDFPRPTLAKIDGFCLGGGHELALACDLRIATEDSSFGFPEINLGLLPGGGGTQRAIRMLTEARAKELVFRGERIDAETAEDWGLINRAVSEDEFDETVEEFLDDLVNGAPIALRKAKKVMNEGRDQDISAGLELESQAFGLLLSTDDMMEGASAFMEDRDPEFEGK, from the coding sequence ATGACTCTCGATGCCATCGACCGCGTCGCCGTACTCGGCGCGGGCAACATGGGACACGGTATTACGGAAGTCGTCGCGCTCGCGGGCTATGACGTCACGATGCGTGACATCAAAGAGGAGTTCGTCGAGGACGGCTACGAGGACATCTCGTGGTCCCTCGAAAAACTCGCCGAGAAGGGCCGCATCGACGAGGCGCCCGCCGAGGTCCTCGACCGCATCGACACGACGACGGACCTCGAAGCGGCCGTCGAGGACGTCGACCTCGTCATCGAGGCCGCGCCCGAGGAGATGGACATCAAACACGACATCTTCTCGGACCTCGACGAGTACACTCCCGAGGACGCCATCCTCGCCTCCAACACCTCCTCGCTTCCCATCACGGACATCGCGGAGGCGACCGACCGACCGGAACAGGTCGTCGGGATGCACTTCTTCAACCCGCCGGTGAAGATGGACCTCGTCGAGGTCATCTACGGCGAGGAAACCTCCGACGAGACGGCCGAGACAACCTACGACTTCGTCGAATCCATCGACAAGACGCCCATTTACGTCCGGAAGGACGTTCGCGGGTTCGTCGTCAACTCCGTGCTCGGCCCGTTCGGCGACGAGGCCGGCTGGATGGTCAGCAACGGCGAGGCCACGATTCGGGAGGCCGACGCCACGCTCGTCCACGAGCGCGGCTACCCGATGGGACCGTTCGAACTCGGCGACCTGACGGGCATCGACATCGGCTATCACGTCCGCAAGGAAGCCGGACAGCCCGTGCCGCCCATCGTCGAGGAGAAGGTCGAAGCCGAGGAACTCGGCCAGAAGACCGGCAAGGGCTACTACGACTACGAGGACGGCGAGGGTGCCGATTACGGCCCCGAGGACGTCTCCGATGACTTCGATTGGCTCCGCGTCGAGGCACGCATCATCAACGAGGCTGCAAAACTCATCGGCAACGACGTCGCGACGCCCGACGCCATCGACACCGGTCTCCGTCTCGGTGCCGGCTTCCCCGAAGGCCCCTGCCGCCGCGCCGACAAGATCGGCCTCGACGAAGTGCTCGACAAACTCGAAACCCTCCACGAGGAGACGGGTGCCGAGCGCTACGAACCCGCCGACTACCTCGAAGACCTCGTCGCGGACGGCAAGACCGGCGAGGACGCCGGCGAGGGCTTCTACGAGTACGGCGAGGACAGCGAGCGTGATTACACGACCATCAACGTCGACCTGAACGACGACGGCCTGCTCGAAGTCGAACTCGACCGGCAGGCCCGCATGAACGCGCTGAACGACGACATGATGGACGAAATCGTCCACGTCCTCGAGAACGCCGACCTCGACGAGGTTCGCGCAGTCACCTTCGAAGGCGCGGGCGACCGCGCGTTCTGTGCCGGCGCGGACATCACCGGCTTCTCCGGTATCGACCCCCACGAGGTCGAGGTCACGCCCGTCTTCCAGACGGTCAACGACTTCCCGCGACCCACGCTGGCCAAAATCGACGGCTTCTGTCTCGGCGGCGGCCACGAACTCGCGCTGGCGTGTGACCTCCGTATCGCCACCGAGGATTCGTCGTTCGGCTTCCCCGAGATCAATCTCGGCCTGCTGCCGGGCGGCGGCGGCACCCAGCGCGCCATCCGCATGCTGACCGAGGCCCGCGCGAAGGAACTCGTCTTCCGCGGCGAGCGCATCGACGCTGAAACCGCCGAGGACTGGGGCCTTATCAACCGCGCCGTCTCCGAGGACGAGTTCGACGAGACCGTCGAGGAGTTCCTCGATGACCTCGTCAACGGCGCGCCCATCGCCCTCCGGAAGGCCAAGAAGGTGATGAACGAGGGCCGCGACCAGGACATCTCCGCCGGCCTCGAACTCGAATCGCAGGCCTTCGGCCTCCTGCTGTCGACCGACGACATGATGGAAGGCGCCTCGGCGTTCATGGAGGACCGCGACCCCGAATTCGAAGGGAAGTGA
- a CDS encoding PaaI family thioesterase produces the protein MSSEGAADHDDVLEAALQEHGLFQWLNLDIETVEPGHVVFELPFDDKFANIASGTVHGGVTATVIDTASGFALRSTFENPESAMLTTTDLNVRYVRPARNDLRVEAEVVRAGGSMGFTESEVTTLHDGEEKVVATGGTSYRLFRDQ, from the coding sequence ATGAGTAGCGAGGGTGCCGCCGACCACGACGACGTGCTGGAGGCCGCACTTCAGGAGCACGGCCTCTTCCAGTGGCTGAACCTCGACATCGAGACGGTCGAACCCGGCCACGTCGTCTTCGAATTGCCCTTCGACGACAAGTTCGCCAACATCGCCTCGGGGACGGTCCACGGCGGCGTCACTGCGACGGTCATCGACACCGCCTCGGGCTTTGCGCTCCGGTCGACGTTCGAGAACCCCGAGTCCGCGATGCTGACGACGACGGACCTCAACGTCCGCTACGTCCGGCCCGCCCGCAACGACCTGCGGGTCGAAGCCGAAGTCGTCCGCGCGGGCGGCTCGATGGGCTTTACCGAAAGCGAGGTCACGACGCTGCACGACGGCGAGGAGAAAGTCGTCGCTACCGGCGGCACCAGCTACCGACTCTTCAGAGACCAATGA